Proteins encoded within one genomic window of Sphingomonas sp. NBWT7:
- a CDS encoding Tim44/TimA family putative adaptor protein yields MFYIIVLAMVAAFLALRLYSVLGKRTGHEQPLPKPAEERVAPQPLPRAVEKAAEPREPIAKPFEGNAEPGIRAIVGAEQGFDVARFLDGAQAAYRMILEAFWRGDRATLDDLVSPDVARAFGDAIAAREAAGHTLDNRLVSIEKAVITGASLNGKEARITVRFDADIAAVTRNADGEVVAGSTSDAVETHDVWTFARTLRSVDPNWKLSDTDEA; encoded by the coding sequence GTGTTCTACATTATCGTGCTCGCCATGGTTGCCGCGTTCCTGGCGCTTCGGCTCTATTCGGTGCTCGGGAAGCGGACGGGACATGAGCAGCCCCTGCCCAAGCCTGCCGAGGAGCGGGTGGCGCCGCAGCCACTGCCCCGCGCGGTGGAAAAGGCGGCCGAACCGCGTGAGCCGATAGCGAAGCCGTTCGAAGGCAACGCCGAACCGGGCATCCGCGCGATCGTCGGGGCCGAGCAGGGTTTCGACGTCGCGCGGTTTCTCGACGGCGCGCAGGCGGCCTATCGCATGATCCTGGAGGCGTTCTGGCGCGGCGATCGTGCGACGCTCGACGATCTCGTCTCGCCGGACGTCGCCCGCGCTTTCGGTGACGCGATCGCGGCGCGCGAGGCGGCCGGCCACACGCTCGACAATCGTCTGGTGTCGATCGAGAAGGCGGTCATCACCGGCGCCTCGCTCAACGGCAAGGAGGCGCGCATCACGGTGCGGTTCGACGCCGATATCGCGGCGGTAACGCGCAACGCCGACGGCGAAGTCGTGGCGGGGTCGACCAGCGACGCCGTCGAGACGCACGACGTGTGGACGTTCGCGCGAACGCTGCGCAGCGTCGATCCCAATTGGAAGCTTTCGGACACCGACGAAGCGTGA
- a CDS encoding glutathione S-transferase family protein: MKLIIGNKAYSSWSLRGWLACRQAGLPFEEVVVPLYDQEWDKRREGDEFAPSSGKVPILWDGDAVVWDSLAIIEYLADKVGRDRFWPADEAARAMARSMAAEMHSSFAALRREHSMNIRQIYPPVPPSEAVLRDLSRMMELWAQSRARFGGDGDFLFGAFGAADIMFAPVCTRIITYSLPVARFAGPYIEAVLTHPFMQDWIAAAQEEEWVIEQFEQPAPARSTP, encoded by the coding sequence ATGAAATTGATCATCGGCAACAAGGCCTATTCCTCCTGGTCGCTGCGCGGCTGGCTCGCCTGCCGGCAGGCGGGGTTGCCGTTCGAAGAGGTGGTCGTGCCGCTCTACGATCAGGAATGGGACAAGCGGCGTGAGGGTGACGAGTTCGCCCCCTCGTCGGGCAAGGTGCCGATCCTGTGGGACGGCGACGCCGTGGTGTGGGACAGTCTCGCGATCATCGAGTACCTCGCCGACAAGGTCGGGCGCGATCGTTTCTGGCCGGCGGACGAGGCGGCGCGCGCGATGGCACGATCGATGGCAGCGGAAATGCATTCGAGCTTCGCCGCGCTCCGGCGCGAGCACAGCATGAACATCCGACAAATCTATCCTCCGGTGCCGCCATCCGAAGCAGTGCTGCGCGATCTCTCACGGATGATGGAGCTGTGGGCGCAATCCCGCGCGCGCTTCGGCGGCGACGGCGATTTCCTGTTCGGCGCTTTCGGCGCGGCGGACATCATGTTCGCGCCCGTCTGCACGCGGATCATTACTTACTCGCTTCCCGTCGCGCGCTTCGCCGGGCCGTACATCGAGGCGGTGCTGACGCACCCCTTCATGCAGGACTGGATCGCGGCTGCGCAGGAGGAGGAATGGGTGATCGAGCAGTTCGAACAGCCCGCCCCCGCCCGCTCGACGCCGTGA
- the murJ gene encoding murein biosynthesis integral membrane protein MurJ — protein MNLTRALGSVGGLTLASRILGLVRDSLFARYVGAGFASDAFLIAFRLPNMFRALFAEGAFSAAFIPMFNRKVADKDGRGIPDGVAFASDALSVLLPVLFVFTLLMELAAWPVTWLLSGGFNAASPTQFAFAVELSRITFPYLMLISLVSLLGGMLNSLHRFWVAAAAPILLNATLIAALLLFHDHEPLFTARNQAIAVTVSGVLQLLWLIWACRRAGVALRLKRPTLTPDVKKLLSLIWPAAAGAGAVQINLVVSTALAASLLSAGSVSYIYYADRLNQLPLGLIGIGLGTVLLPTISAQLGRGEEAAAMTTQNRGLELALFLTLPATVALIVCGTPIVAALFQHGAFTADDTAATAQSLAAFSIGLPSYILVKVLTPGFYARSDTRTPVKFATVSMVVNLVLNLALIVPLGHVGPPLATALASTVNVALLWRTLTARGHFVADAQLKRRVGRLALAALLMGAVMWFAVDLFRPYTLGTALERWGSMLVLVTTGALVYVAATFLFGAFRPADVRSLVRR, from the coding sequence ATGAACCTCACACGCGCGCTCGGCTCCGTCGGCGGTCTCACGCTCGCCAGCCGCATCCTCGGGTTGGTGCGCGACTCGCTGTTCGCGCGCTACGTCGGCGCCGGCTTCGCATCGGATGCGTTCCTGATCGCTTTCCGCCTCCCCAACATGTTCCGCGCGTTGTTCGCGGAAGGCGCCTTCTCCGCCGCGTTCATCCCGATGTTCAACCGCAAGGTGGCGGATAAGGACGGGCGCGGCATTCCCGACGGCGTGGCCTTCGCCAGCGACGCGCTGTCGGTGCTGCTTCCGGTCCTGTTCGTCTTCACGCTTCTGATGGAACTCGCCGCCTGGCCCGTCACCTGGCTGCTGTCGGGCGGCTTCAACGCGGCAAGCCCGACGCAGTTCGCCTTCGCGGTCGAGCTGTCGCGCATCACCTTTCCCTATCTCATGCTCATCAGCCTCGTGTCGCTGCTCGGCGGGATGCTCAATTCGCTGCATCGCTTCTGGGTCGCCGCCGCTGCGCCGATCCTGCTCAACGCGACGTTGATCGCCGCCTTGCTGCTATTCCACGATCACGAGCCGCTGTTCACCGCGCGAAATCAGGCGATCGCCGTCACAGTCTCTGGCGTGCTGCAACTGCTGTGGCTGATTTGGGCCTGCCGTCGCGCCGGCGTCGCGCTGCGACTCAAGCGCCCAACGCTCACGCCGGACGTAAAGAAGCTGCTGTCGCTGATCTGGCCCGCCGCGGCAGGTGCCGGCGCGGTTCAAATCAACCTGGTCGTATCCACCGCACTCGCCGCCAGCCTGCTCTCCGCCGGTTCGGTCAGCTATATCTACTATGCCGATCGGCTGAACCAGTTGCCCCTCGGGCTGATCGGCATCGGCCTCGGCACCGTCCTCCTGCCGACGATCTCGGCCCAGCTCGGCCGCGGCGAGGAGGCGGCGGCGATGACGACGCAGAACCGCGGGCTTGAGCTCGCGTTGTTCCTCACCCTGCCCGCCACCGTTGCGCTGATCGTCTGCGGCACGCCGATCGTTGCGGCGCTGTTCCAGCACGGCGCCTTCACCGCCGATGACACGGCGGCTACCGCCCAGTCGCTCGCCGCCTTCTCGATCGGCCTGCCGTCGTACATCCTCGTCAAGGTGCTGACGCCCGGCTTCTATGCGCGCTCTGACACGCGCACCCCCGTCAAATTCGCCACTGTTTCGATGGTCGTCAATCTCGTCCTCAACCTCGCGCTGATCGTGCCGCTCGGCCATGTCGGTCCGCCACTCGCCACTGCGCTCGCCTCCACCGTCAACGTCGCGCTGCTGTGGCGCACGCTCACCGCGCGCGGGCATTTCGTCGCGGACGCGCAGCTGAAGCGCCGCGTCGGCCGGCTCGCGCTCGCCGCGCTGCTGATGGGCGCAGTGATGTGGTTCGCCGTCGATCTGTTCCGCCCCTACACCCTCGGCACGGCGCTCGAGCGCTGGGGATCGATGCTGGTGCTGGTCACCACCGGCGCGCTGGTCTACGTCGCCGCCACCTTCCTGTTCGGCGCGTTCCGGCCCGCCGACGTGCGAAGCCTCGTTCGTCGATAG
- the dapE gene encoding succinyl-diaminopimelate desuccinylase translates to MGDRAVRTARPRPLDAVTDPLALATALLGCESVTPARGSVFDVLEAVLVPLGFTVDRFVAGTAPDGPVENMLAVRGSGGPHFAFAGHLDVVPPGDGWTSGAFAPEVRGDLLYGRGAVDMKGAIAAFVAAAARVGTAGTTSLIITGDEEGPATYGTRALIDRMAARGLHPDACLVGEPTSTMRLGDMIKIGRRGSVNIWIDVPGRQGHVAYPHLADNPIPRLVAALAEIDGIVLDEGNDWFQPSNIEVTDLTVGNHATNVIPAKASARLSIRFNDCYRGSTLIDRITAVVRRHAPEARVEGKVSGEAFLTAPGALSASVADAITARTGIVPELSTTGGTSDARFLSALCPTVEFGLVNATMHKLDEAVAVADLYLLTDIYADILARVLDPRG, encoded by the coding sequence ATGGGTGATCGAGCAGTTCGAACAGCCCGCCCCCGCCCGCTCGACGCCGTGACCGATCCGCTCGCGCTCGCCACCGCGCTGCTCGGCTGCGAGAGCGTTACGCCAGCGCGCGGTAGCGTGTTCGACGTACTCGAGGCGGTGCTGGTACCGCTAGGTTTCACCGTCGATCGCTTTGTCGCGGGGACCGCGCCCGATGGCCCAGTCGAGAATATGCTCGCGGTGCGCGGCAGCGGCGGGCCGCACTTCGCCTTCGCCGGCCACCTCGATGTCGTACCACCGGGCGATGGCTGGACGAGCGGCGCCTTTGCGCCCGAGGTTCGCGGCGACCTCCTTTACGGGCGCGGCGCGGTCGACATGAAGGGCGCGATCGCCGCCTTCGTCGCCGCCGCCGCGCGGGTGGGGACGGCGGGAACGACCAGCCTCATCATCACCGGTGACGAGGAAGGCCCCGCCACCTACGGCACGCGCGCGCTGATCGATCGCATGGCGGCGCGCGGACTGCATCCCGACGCCTGCCTGGTCGGCGAACCGACTTCGACCATGCGGCTCGGCGACATGATCAAGATCGGGCGGCGCGGCTCGGTCAATATCTGGATCGACGTGCCTGGCCGCCAAGGCCACGTCGCCTACCCGCATCTCGCCGACAACCCGATCCCGCGCCTCGTCGCCGCGCTCGCCGAGATCGACGGCATCGTGCTCGACGAGGGCAATGACTGGTTCCAGCCGTCGAACATCGAGGTGACCGATCTCACGGTCGGCAATCACGCGACCAACGTCATTCCTGCCAAGGCGTCCGCGCGACTCTCGATCCGCTTCAACGACTGTTATCGCGGTTCCACGCTCATCGACCGCATCACCGCTGTCGTGCGGCGTCATGCTCCGGAAGCGCGTGTCGAGGGCAAGGTATCGGGGGAGGCGTTCCTCACCGCGCCCGGCGCACTCTCGGCCAGCGTCGCGGATGCGATCACCGCCCGGACAGGCATCGTGCCCGAACTGTCGACGACCGGCGGCACGTCCGACGCGCGCTTCCTGTCCGCGCTATGCCCCACGGTTGAGTTCGGTCTCGTCAACGCGACGATGCACAAGCTCGACGAGGCGGTCGCCGTTGCCGACCTCTACCTGCTCACCGACATCTACGCCGACATTCTCGCTCGCGTGCTCGATCCGCGCGGCTGA
- a CDS encoding sugar transferase, translating to MSDFSAAHDWLTPVATPTVPTDGKRGLRLRFYSVIFVCDLASLAIGFAAGRLLAAARGLPSESFTLLAAIVPIYLLLSTRNFTADTIERWRVSAWRALASLVTAFFVTVFVAFFLKEVSLISRLSTVIAFICSAGLLLGCRAVVGVIGERVFRGSALSRMLIVDGVNIPLPDGLKIVSCEPIGDTELAIHPLALDRLARHLRGIDEVFVACPPARRSTWSTILKGGGVKTEMLIPELDTIGVIGNKHFAGIASVLVSTGGLQLRDRIQKRILDLAIVIPALFFLAPLLAIVALLIRLDSRGPVLFVQSRVGEGNQLFSMFKFRSMHHKLLDHDGRVSTARNDARVTRVGKIIRATSIDELPQLLNILRGDMSFVGPRPHAIGSLAGDKLFWEIDQRYHHRHVCKPGLTGLAQVRGFRGATHQREDLVNRLDADLEYVNGWSLRRDIVILFATLRVVIHRNAF from the coding sequence ATGTCTGATTTCTCTGCTGCGCACGATTGGTTGACGCCCGTCGCGACGCCTACTGTACCGACCGATGGCAAACGCGGGCTGCGCCTGCGTTTCTATTCAGTGATCTTCGTCTGCGATCTGGCGTCGCTGGCGATCGGATTCGCTGCGGGGCGTCTACTCGCGGCAGCACGGGGCCTCCCATCGGAAAGCTTCACGTTGTTGGCCGCGATCGTGCCAATCTATCTGCTGCTGAGCACGCGCAATTTCACCGCCGACACGATCGAACGCTGGCGTGTGTCTGCTTGGCGGGCACTGGCGAGCCTTGTCACCGCATTCTTCGTCACCGTTTTCGTCGCGTTTTTCCTCAAAGAGGTGTCGCTGATCTCACGATTGAGCACGGTGATCGCCTTTATCTGCTCCGCTGGACTGTTACTCGGCTGCCGAGCAGTGGTCGGAGTGATCGGGGAACGCGTCTTTCGCGGATCGGCGCTGAGCCGGATGCTAATCGTCGACGGAGTGAATATCCCGCTGCCGGACGGGCTCAAAATCGTCTCTTGCGAACCGATTGGAGATACCGAACTCGCAATCCATCCGCTTGCGCTCGATCGACTGGCGCGTCATTTGCGCGGGATCGACGAGGTTTTCGTCGCGTGCCCCCCTGCGCGCCGATCAACTTGGTCAACGATCCTAAAGGGGGGCGGCGTCAAGACGGAGATGCTTATTCCCGAACTCGACACGATCGGGGTCATCGGGAACAAGCATTTCGCCGGCATTGCCTCCGTCCTCGTCTCGACAGGCGGGCTGCAGCTGCGCGATCGCATTCAAAAGCGCATCCTTGACCTCGCGATTGTTATTCCGGCTTTATTCTTTCTGGCGCCGCTGCTCGCGATTGTCGCTTTACTCATACGGCTTGATTCGCGTGGACCCGTCCTGTTTGTCCAAAGCCGCGTCGGCGAAGGCAATCAGCTCTTCTCGATGTTCAAGTTTCGCAGCATGCATCACAAGTTGCTGGATCACGACGGTCGCGTGTCTACCGCACGAAATGACGCGCGGGTTACGCGGGTCGGCAAGATTATCCGCGCGACGAGCATCGACGAACTGCCGCAGCTTCTCAATATCCTGCGCGGCGACATGAGCTTCGTCGGCCCACGCCCGCACGCGATCGGCTCACTGGCTGGCGACAAACTGTTCTGGGAAATCGATCAGCGCTATCACCATCGTCACGTTTGCAAGCCGGGCCTGACGGGTCTCGCTCAGGTACGCGGCTTTCGCGGTGCCACGCACCAACGAGAGGATTTGGTGAACCGCCTCGACGCAGATCTCGAATATGTGAATGGCTGGAGCCTGCGGCGCGACATCGTGATTCTGTTCGCAACGCTGCGCGTCGTCATTCACCGCAACGCCTTCTGA
- the trpS gene encoding tryptophan--tRNA ligase: protein MRVVSGIKPTGNLHLGNYLGAVKQWVAMQDEIQAAGGETMYFLADLHGLTEWIAPAELSANTIEMTATLVAAGIDPERSILFNQTRVPAHSELAWLLNNVARVGWLNRMTQFKDKAGKNREGASVGLYDYPVLMAADVLLYNATHVPVGEDQKQHLELARDIAAKFNLDYETDLFTQPDPLISAAAPRIMSLRDASAKMSKSNPSEQSVVKLIDSDETIADKFRKAKTDPDPLPDSWAALEGRAEARNLVIVFAALADRTPDDVVAEFAGKGFGQFKPALADLAVATLAPIRDEMVRLLADRSAIDAILANGAAKARDLAAPTLAAAQRTMGLLA, encoded by the coding sequence ATGCGCGTCGTTTCCGGCATCAAGCCGACCGGTAATCTCCACCTCGGCAATTATCTCGGCGCGGTGAAGCAGTGGGTCGCGATGCAGGACGAGATTCAGGCGGCCGGCGGCGAGACGATGTACTTCCTCGCAGACCTACACGGTCTCACGGAGTGGATCGCGCCGGCAGAGCTCTCCGCCAACACGATCGAGATGACCGCGACGTTGGTCGCGGCGGGCATCGATCCCGAACGCTCGATCCTGTTCAACCAGACGCGCGTTCCCGCGCACAGCGAGCTCGCCTGGCTGCTCAACAACGTTGCACGCGTCGGCTGGCTCAACCGTATGACGCAGTTCAAGGACAAGGCGGGCAAGAACCGCGAGGGCGCCAGCGTCGGACTCTACGATTATCCCGTGCTGATGGCGGCCGACGTCCTGCTGTACAATGCGACGCACGTGCCGGTGGGCGAGGACCAGAAGCAGCACCTCGAACTGGCGCGCGACATCGCGGCCAAGTTCAACCTCGATTACGAGACGGATCTTTTCACCCAGCCTGATCCGCTGATCAGCGCCGCCGCGCCGCGGATCATGAGCCTGCGTGACGCGTCGGCCAAGATGTCGAAGTCGAACCCGTCCGAACAGTCGGTCGTCAAGCTGATCGACAGCGACGAGACGATTGCGGACAAGTTCCGCAAGGCGAAGACCGATCCCGATCCGCTGCCCGATAGCTGGGCGGCGCTGGAGGGCCGGGCCGAGGCGCGCAATCTCGTCATCGTCTTTGCCGCGCTCGCCGATCGTACGCCCGACGATGTGGTGGCCGAATTTGCCGGCAAGGGGTTCGGCCAGTTCAAGCCCGCGCTCGCCGATCTCGCCGTCGCCACGCTTGCGCCGATCCGCGACGAAATGGTTCGGCTGCTGGCGGATCGAAGCGCGATCGACGCGATCCTTGCGAACGGCGCCGCCAAAGCACGCGACCTCGCCGCACCGACACTCGCTGCCGCGCAGCGCACGATGGGGCTGCTCGCCTAA
- a CDS encoding murein transglycosylase A, giving the protein MRSGVVALAGALALSACVGGVEPPRTSAAPALPALPSRLPVRQPSAATPIPPVLVAANGSATTAMTAGLVAGPPVASLPIAGDTAARALAAFRISCPSVVRRADPTGLTRGADWRAACDAAADGAGDPRDFFARHFEAVQVGDGKAFATGYFIPEIAGSREYRDGYAPIYARPSDLVDVDLGLFSTDLKGKKIRGRVEGTNFVPYYDRTAIERDALRGKARILGYAADPVELFFLQVQGSGLVRLPDGEVLRIGYDSQNGRDYTGIGKLMRDRGLLQPGQASMQGIVAWLHANPEEGRAIMRENKSYVFFRLLDGPPLGAMGLPVSGGATVAADTRFVPLGAPVFLSMDRTDATGLWVAQDTGGAIKGTNRFDTFWGAGDEAQAIAGGMSARGTAFVLVPRGTLARLGVAQPRP; this is encoded by the coding sequence CTGCGTTCGGGGGTAGTGGCGCTCGCCGGCGCGCTCGCGCTGTCGGCGTGCGTCGGAGGCGTGGAGCCGCCGCGAACGTCGGCAGCGCCGGCACTGCCGGCACTGCCGTCGAGGCTGCCGGTGCGCCAGCCCAGTGCCGCGACGCCGATCCCGCCGGTTTTGGTGGCCGCAAACGGCAGCGCGACGACGGCGATGACGGCGGGGCTAGTCGCGGGCCCGCCGGTAGCGAGCCTGCCGATCGCGGGCGACACGGCGGCGCGTGCACTGGCGGCGTTTCGGATCAGCTGCCCCTCGGTTGTGCGGCGTGCCGACCCGACGGGACTGACGCGCGGCGCTGACTGGCGTGCCGCATGCGACGCGGCAGCTGACGGTGCGGGCGATCCTCGCGACTTCTTCGCGCGGCATTTCGAAGCGGTGCAGGTGGGTGACGGAAAAGCATTCGCCACCGGCTATTTCATCCCGGAGATCGCGGGATCGCGCGAGTATCGCGACGGGTACGCGCCGATCTACGCGCGGCCGAGCGATCTCGTCGATGTCGACCTCGGACTGTTCTCGACCGACCTGAAGGGCAAGAAGATCCGCGGGCGCGTCGAGGGGACGAACTTCGTGCCCTATTACGATCGCACCGCGATCGAGCGCGACGCGCTGCGCGGGAAGGCGCGAATCCTGGGGTATGCCGCCGATCCGGTCGAGCTGTTCTTCCTTCAGGTGCAGGGCTCCGGCCTCGTCCGCCTGCCCGACGGTGAGGTGCTGCGGATCGGCTACGACAGCCAGAACGGGCGCGACTACACTGGGATCGGCAAGCTGATGCGCGACCGCGGATTGCTTCAGCCGGGGCAGGCCAGCATGCAGGGCATCGTCGCCTGGCTGCACGCCAATCCGGAGGAAGGCCGCGCGATCATGCGCGAGAACAAGAGCTACGTCTTCTTCCGGCTGCTCGACGGCCCGCCGCTCGGCGCGATGGGGCTGCCGGTGAGTGGAGGCGCGACGGTTGCCGCCGACACGCGCTTCGTGCCGCTCGGCGCGCCGGTGTTCCTGTCGATGGACCGGACCGACGCGACGGGGCTGTGGGTGGCGCAGGATACCGGCGGTGCGATCAAGGGGACCAACCGCTTCGATACCTTTTGGGGCGCGGGCGACGAGGCGCAGGCGATCGCGGGTGGAATGAGCGCGCGTGGTACCGCTTTCGTCCTGGTGCCGCGCGGTACGCTGGCTCGGCTCGGTGTCGCGCAACCTCGCCCCTGA
- a CDS encoding Smr/MutS family protein, giving the protein MASVRPLRAIRPVAAAKIAPATLPPPGTPKVRVLPVRAVPPPKPEPRKVPQPGVTLDGGWDKRLARGMIIPDATIDLHGHTLHSAHDLLDAALDRAIRRGDRVILLVTGKPPRPESERPHARGAIRAAIGDWLAASRHAGAIAAVRGAHPRHGGQGALYIVLRRPRG; this is encoded by the coding sequence ATGGCGAGCGTCCGCCCGCTGCGCGCGATCCGGCCGGTGGCAGCCGCCAAGATCGCGCCGGCGACGCTGCCGCCGCCGGGCACGCCCAAGGTGCGCGTGTTACCTGTGCGCGCAGTGCCGCCGCCCAAGCCCGAGCCGCGCAAGGTGCCGCAACCCGGCGTTACGCTCGACGGGGGGTGGGACAAGCGGCTCGCGCGCGGGATGATCATCCCTGACGCGACGATCGATCTGCACGGACATACGCTGCACTCGGCGCACGATCTGCTCGATGCGGCGCTTGATCGCGCGATCCGGCGCGGCGACCGCGTCATCCTGCTGGTGACGGGCAAGCCACCGCGGCCAGAGAGCGAGCGGCCGCATGCGCGCGGCGCGATCCGCGCGGCGATCGGCGATTGGCTGGCCGCATCGCGGCACGCCGGTGCGATCGCGGCGGTGCGCGGCGCGCATCCGCGCCACGGCGGTCAGGGCGCGCTGTACATCGTGCTGCGCCGCCCGCGCGGCTGA
- the secB gene encoding protein-export chaperone SecB translates to MDEQNTGTGFDTTPQPNGEDNAPAVGLISQYVKDLSFENPNAPAVFQNQQGPEINVQFDIAANQIADDAHEVVLKIEVRAETQGRVTFLVELAYAGLFGVRNVPLDALQPFLLGEGPRLLFPFARRVVADTIRDGGFPPLLLEPIDFNALYMQQAEQRDAQLAAGNFGNA, encoded by the coding sequence ATGGACGAGCAGAACACCGGCACCGGTTTCGACACGACGCCGCAGCCGAACGGCGAAGATAACGCGCCGGCCGTCGGGCTGATCTCGCAATATGTGAAGGATCTGTCGTTCGAGAATCCGAACGCGCCCGCCGTGTTCCAGAACCAGCAGGGCCCGGAGATCAACGTCCAGTTCGACATCGCGGCGAACCAGATCGCCGACGACGCGCACGAAGTGGTGCTGAAGATCGAGGTCCGTGCCGAAACGCAGGGCCGCGTCACCTTCCTCGTCGAGCTCGCCTATGCCGGGCTGTTTGGCGTACGCAACGTACCGCTGGACGCGCTTCAGCCGTTCCTGCTCGGCGAAGGGCCGCGCCTCCTCTTCCCATTCGCGCGCCGCGTCGTCGCCGATACGATCCGCGACGGCGGCTTCCCGCCGCTGCTGCTCGAGCCGATCGACTTCAACGCGCTGTACATGCAGCAGGCCGAGCAGCGTGACGCGCAGCTCGCCGCCGGCAATTTCGGCAACGCGTAA
- a CDS encoding metallophosphoesterase family protein: MRNFGRRNRAPVTARGERIYAIGDVHGCVDLLEDLWARIMAHNATRPPAQTTRFVFLGDIVDRGPDTRGALDWLDRKRHEVPGVMTLLGNHEEMLIRACERDPMSFSNWLRSGGAEAAASFGLPSFDGDDVGDYVERLRAAVTPDRLDWIRAWPLTATSGDYFLCHAGIRPGVALRRQQRRDLLWIREEFLADPRDHGAVIVHGHTISATVEMPGNRIGVDTGAYATGVLSAVYLEADKVEVLATSGTAR, encoded by the coding sequence TTGCGCAATTTCGGCCGGCGGAACCGCGCTCCCGTCACGGCCCGCGGCGAGCGGATCTACGCGATCGGCGACGTGCACGGCTGCGTCGATCTGCTCGAAGACCTGTGGGCTCGGATCATGGCGCACAACGCCACCCGCCCGCCCGCCCAAACGACGCGCTTCGTCTTTCTGGGTGACATCGTCGATCGTGGTCCCGATACGCGCGGCGCGCTCGACTGGCTCGATCGCAAGAGGCACGAGGTGCCGGGCGTGATGACACTGCTTGGCAATCACGAGGAAATGCTGATCCGCGCCTGCGAGCGTGACCCGATGAGCTTCTCGAACTGGCTGCGGAGTGGCGGCGCGGAGGCGGCAGCAAGTTTCGGGCTTCCCTCGTTCGATGGCGATGATGTGGGTGACTACGTTGAGCGGTTGCGCGCGGCGGTGACACCCGACCGGCTCGATTGGATACGCGCGTGGCCGCTAACGGCGACGTCCGGCGACTATTTCCTCTGTCATGCCGGCATTAGACCGGGCGTTGCGCTGCGCCGCCAGCAGCGGCGCGACCTGTTGTGGATCCGCGAAGAGTTCCTCGCCGACCCGCGCGATCACGGCGCCGTGATCGTCCATGGGCACACCATCTCGGCTACCGTCGAAATGCCCGGAAACCGGATCGGCGTCGATACCGGAGCCTACGCGACGGGCGTTCTGAGCGCCGTGTACCTTGAGGCCGATAAGGTCGAGGTGTTGGCGACTTCGGGCACGGCTCGCTGA
- a CDS encoding class I SAM-dependent methyltransferase, whose product MLVEHIDDIADLLACPRCGADLARTPADRLSCSKKCAGDAQPVLPRLAGKDVLVDFDRSVLDREATLASGASSVVKRGSWRTVFRHVVDGTNPYVGMFARMMLDGVKRDPAPGPKTIVMFGAGEEGYGSKPLYEDPDVRIVAFDIYASPIVTFVADAHNVPVKDASVDGVWLQGMLEFTIDPRRVVAEASRILKPGGFMFTDTTFMFPLCEKAYDFHRWSPSGLRWLFRDFTVSASGQSTGPGTMAALAIRYLLQSLLRSTKLGQIAAFPFVALRFLDRFCADRRALDASVGMFMFGRKALQPIDVDELIAYYDEQPALFATTRRLARDATLRSTLTAPSGV is encoded by the coding sequence ATGCTGGTAGAACATATCGACGATATCGCTGATCTGCTTGCATGCCCACGTTGCGGGGCGGATCTGGCGCGCACTCCCGCAGACCGGCTGTCCTGCAGCAAGAAATGCGCCGGCGATGCGCAACCGGTTCTTCCGCGACTCGCCGGTAAGGACGTCCTGGTCGACTTCGATCGCAGCGTTCTCGATCGCGAGGCGACATTGGCGAGCGGCGCGAGCAGCGTCGTCAAGCGCGGTTCGTGGCGGACCGTCTTCCGACACGTCGTCGACGGCACGAACCCCTACGTCGGTATGTTCGCGCGAATGATGCTCGACGGGGTCAAGCGCGATCCCGCCCCTGGACCCAAGACGATCGTCATGTTCGGCGCCGGGGAGGAAGGATACGGTTCGAAGCCGCTTTACGAGGACCCGGACGTCAGGATTGTTGCGTTCGACATCTATGCCTCCCCTATCGTTACCTTCGTTGCCGACGCCCATAACGTTCCCGTAAAAGACGCCAGCGTCGACGGCGTCTGGCTGCAGGGCATGCTCGAATTTACCATCGATCCTCGCCGCGTTGTGGCAGAGGCGTCGCGGATCCTGAAGCCGGGCGGGTTTATGTTTACCGATACGACGTTCATGTTCCCGCTGTGCGAGAAGGCGTATGATTTCCATCGCTGGTCGCCGAGCGGTTTGCGCTGGCTGTTCCGCGACTTCACCGTCAGCGCGTCGGGTCAGTCGACCGGACCGGGCACGATGGCCGCGCTCGCGATCCGCTATCTGCTGCAGTCGCTACTGCGCAGCACCAAGCTGGGTCAGATCGCGGCCTTTCCCTTCGTCGCCCTGCGTTTCCTCGATCGCTTCTGTGCGGATCGCCGCGCGCTCGATGCATCGGTCGGCATGTTCATGTTCGGCCGAAAGGCGCTGCAACCGATCGATGTCGATGAACTGATCGCCTACTACGACGAACAGCCCGCCCTATTCGCAACGACGCGGCGGTTGGCGCGTGATGCGACGTTGCGATCGACGCTTACTGCCCCGTCAGGCGTGTAA